The Fimbriimonas ginsengisoli Gsoil 348 genome window below encodes:
- a CDS encoding CvpA family protein yields MANGISRQDQTGDFSSTTAQPARTMHPCPSCGEETLPLTSALRAAQDGSAPAGLPGAVPNPEQVARWLRPPELPGQNKSRRRDIWGSSFFMAVAFVVVFLTGLMLCAILGFWIGGIITALAMVAVVYRARKTPIVIGLAPNIHEGTLAMRAWDRRMEVWERLVVCPKCGTLSDPDTGRTAEWHSIPSLFVSDRPAPRQ; encoded by the coding sequence GTGGCGAACGGAATCTCTAGGCAAGACCAAACGGGCGACTTTAGCTCAACTACCGCACAGCCGGCAAGAACGATGCACCCGTGCCCCTCTTGTGGAGAAGAAACCCTTCCGCTGACATCCGCGCTTCGTGCGGCTCAGGATGGATCGGCGCCGGCCGGGTTGCCGGGTGCGGTTCCGAATCCGGAACAGGTCGCACGATGGCTTCGGCCGCCTGAACTTCCGGGTCAGAACAAATCGCGGCGCCGCGACATCTGGGGCTCCAGTTTTTTCATGGCGGTGGCGTTCGTCGTCGTCTTTTTGACCGGCCTCATGCTCTGCGCCATCCTAGGATTCTGGATCGGGGGCATTATTACCGCGTTGGCGATGGTGGCGGTGGTGTACCGAGCGCGTAAGACACCGATCGTGATTGGCCTTGCTCCGAACATCCACGAAGGGACCTTGGCGATGCGGGCTTGGGACCGCCGGATGGAAGTTTGGGAGAGGTTGGTCGTGTGCCCGAAGTGCGGAACTTTGTCCGACCCAGACACTGGCCGCACGGCAGAATGGCATTCCATTCCCAGCCTTTTCGTATCCGATCGACCTGCCCCTCGCCAGTAG
- a CDS encoding TlpA family protein disulfide reductase, with the protein MVRFLRASIGLGIVIAVLGCSENNPLVGKDAPDVKLAPIKAGGDVSLKDLKGKVVLLDFWATWCGPCRQLMPTIVDMKSKYGPKGLEVLGVTAEDRAPVLQFRREHPEVNYDLYLDPAGIANTLYKVEGLPTTVIIGRDGKVVFWDAGFGGDSHRKIADAVAAAMANG; encoded by the coding sequence ATGGTTCGTTTCCTTCGCGCGTCGATTGGGTTGGGCATCGTCATCGCCGTTCTGGGCTGCTCGGAAAACAATCCGTTGGTCGGGAAAGACGCTCCGGACGTTAAGCTTGCCCCCATAAAGGCAGGGGGAGACGTGTCCCTCAAGGACCTGAAGGGTAAGGTCGTCCTCCTCGATTTCTGGGCAACTTGGTGCGGACCGTGCAGGCAATTGATGCCGACGATCGTCGACATGAAATCGAAGTACGGACCCAAGGGGCTTGAGGTGCTGGGGGTGACGGCGGAAGACCGCGCTCCCGTGCTCCAGTTCCGCCGGGAACACCCGGAGGTTAACTACGACCTTTACTTGGATCCAGCCGGAATCGCGAACACCCTTTACAAGGTAGAGGGCTTGCCTACCACGGTGATCATCGGCCGCGACGGTAAGGTCGTCTTCTGGGATGCCGGCTTCGGAGGCGATTCCCACCGAAAGATCGCCGACGCGGTCGCCGCCGCGATGGCAAATGGCTGA
- a CDS encoding M20/M25/M40 family metallo-hydrolase, giving the protein MLLTLLAATQVFPTNEALAAQVDPGKLRATVERLASFPNRNVNNPTLTAAAEYLAGELRRVPGLQVEVMHYLAPKGSRVPVEKDVVEVVATLPGKTDRRVLVGGHFDSINMVDRTNLDARAPGANDDASGTALTLELARVLSQRKWNNTLVFVCFSGEEQGLLGSAALARRAKKEGWKLEAVLSNDIVGSSESVNGRRDKRHVRVFSEEVPTHNGRELARFVEWSARGKVRGFSADLVLRRDRFQRGGDHTSFNNEGFSAVRFTEEFEEFSRQHNDNDLPKYVDFRYLANVARVNLLAMASLADAAEAPTDVRYDRPQAHDTGLTWVAKPGVRYVVYWRQTNTATWQGWREVGAVAKAKIEKVNKDDHDFAVGAVGGLPVAAR; this is encoded by the coding sequence ATGTTGCTGACGCTACTCGCCGCCACGCAGGTATTCCCGACCAACGAAGCCCTCGCCGCTCAAGTCGACCCGGGAAAGCTGAGGGCCACTGTCGAGCGGCTGGCGTCGTTTCCAAACCGGAACGTCAACAATCCAACCCTCACCGCCGCGGCGGAATACTTGGCCGGCGAACTTAGAAGGGTTCCCGGACTCCAGGTGGAAGTGATGCACTACTTGGCCCCCAAGGGGTCCAGAGTGCCCGTGGAGAAAGACGTCGTCGAAGTAGTGGCGACGTTGCCGGGAAAGACCGACCGCCGCGTCCTAGTGGGCGGCCACTTCGATTCGATCAACATGGTCGACCGAACGAACCTCGACGCCCGCGCACCCGGGGCGAACGACGACGCCAGCGGAACCGCGCTCACATTGGAACTCGCTCGCGTACTCAGCCAGCGAAAGTGGAACAACACCCTCGTCTTCGTTTGCTTCAGCGGGGAAGAGCAGGGGCTGCTCGGCTCCGCCGCCCTCGCTCGCCGGGCAAAAAAAGAGGGCTGGAAGCTGGAGGCGGTTCTTAGCAACGACATCGTCGGCTCCAGTGAGAGCGTCAACGGGCGGCGCGACAAGCGCCACGTCCGGGTCTTTAGCGAAGAGGTCCCCACCCACAACGGGCGAGAACTGGCGCGCTTCGTCGAATGGTCTGCCCGTGGCAAAGTACGCGGTTTCTCAGCCGACCTAGTGTTGCGGCGAGATCGATTCCAACGCGGCGGCGACCACACCTCCTTTAATAACGAGGGCTTCTCGGCCGTCCGCTTCACCGAGGAGTTCGAGGAATTCTCGCGGCAGCACAACGACAACGATCTGCCGAAGTACGTCGATTTCCGATACCTGGCCAACGTCGCCCGAGTGAATCTGCTCGCAATGGCGTCCCTCGCCGACGCCGCCGAGGCGCCCACCGATGTCCGTTACGACCGCCCCCAAGCGCACGACACCGGCCTCACCTGGGTCGCTAAGCCGGGAGTTCGCTACGTCGTCTACTGGCGTCAGACGAACACTGCGACTTGGCAAGGATGGCGCGAAGTTGGCGCGGTTGCCAAGGCGAAGATCGAGAAGGTGAACAAGGACGACCACGACTTCGCCGTCGGAGCCGTCGGCGGTCTCCCGGTCGCGGCAAGGTAG
- the recG gene encoding ATP-dependent DNA helicase RecG produces the protein MAERSLDTEVQFLKGVGPRNALALNKAGFHTAGDLLYVMPRRYEDRRHLPPIGQLRPGQWATVQGKLVNVDARQTNRGMVILKAVIRDATGHIALTWFNQPWIRRVLEKHEGDVLAYGLVKETSFGMEMAAPEWEPITEDDDSEDFARIVPVYPLTEGLSQKVMRRAAKSVVEHYLDLVQDPLPEELRRRYKLQKLRWCIRQIHMPESEEMRLEARRRLVFEEFFYLQVALAFRRAEMKQELGIAFPISQLLTGEIQRPAPAVKEPKKQRSAVVELPDHPVHLFEQDQRAKHEGAPLWEQIHEMLPFELTNAQRRVIQEIWADMERPYPMNRLVQGDVGSGKTAVAACCMLAAVRSGYQAALMAPTEILAEQHAVNLRALFEPLGIEVELLVGKLSAAQKRKAAERTSQGVTHIAVGTHALIQEGVGFHRLGLVIVDEQHRFGVLQRKALRDKGLGNPDVLVMTATPIPRTLTMTMYGDLELSVIDELPPGRKPIKTHWKLPFERQSVYLGVRKLIESGRQAYFVCPMVSESEKMLTQAAEELHRQLSTGVYEDMRVGLLHGQMKPKEKESVMESFRRHELDILVSTTVIEVGVDVPNSSVMVIEDATRFGLSQLHQLRGRVGRGGNQSFCILIADAKSEEARTRMEVMVATNDGFRISEEDLRLRGPGELAGTKQSGNLDFKIADLVQDGKMLEVARQAAMEAIERDPALSAPEWAGVLARVQERRSDMAVVTVS, from the coding sequence ATGGCGGAGCGATCACTGGATACGGAGGTTCAGTTTCTGAAGGGAGTGGGGCCGAGAAACGCCCTGGCGCTGAATAAGGCCGGCTTCCATACCGCCGGCGACCTCCTATACGTGATGCCGCGCCGCTACGAAGACCGGCGGCACCTCCCGCCGATCGGCCAGCTCCGCCCCGGCCAATGGGCGACCGTTCAAGGGAAGCTCGTCAACGTCGACGCCCGGCAGACGAACCGCGGCATGGTCATCCTAAAGGCGGTCATCCGAGACGCCACCGGTCACATCGCCCTCACGTGGTTCAACCAGCCTTGGATCAGGCGGGTGCTCGAGAAACACGAGGGCGACGTCCTTGCCTATGGTCTCGTCAAGGAAACCTCCTTCGGAATGGAAATGGCCGCCCCCGAGTGGGAGCCGATCACCGAGGACGACGACTCCGAGGACTTCGCCCGAATCGTTCCCGTCTATCCGCTCACCGAAGGCCTTTCCCAAAAGGTGATGCGCCGAGCGGCCAAGTCGGTCGTTGAGCATTACCTAGACCTCGTGCAGGATCCCCTGCCCGAAGAATTACGTCGCCGCTACAAGCTCCAAAAGCTACGTTGGTGCATCCGCCAGATCCACATGCCGGAATCCGAAGAGATGCGCCTGGAGGCCCGCCGCCGGCTCGTCTTCGAGGAGTTCTTCTATCTGCAAGTAGCGCTCGCCTTTCGACGCGCCGAGATGAAGCAGGAGCTTGGTATTGCCTTTCCGATCTCGCAACTCCTCACGGGAGAGATCCAGCGCCCGGCTCCGGCCGTGAAAGAACCGAAGAAGCAACGTAGCGCGGTCGTCGAGCTGCCCGACCACCCGGTCCACCTCTTCGAGCAAGATCAGCGCGCGAAGCACGAAGGAGCTCCGCTGTGGGAGCAGATCCACGAGATGCTCCCGTTCGAGCTGACAAACGCCCAGCGGCGCGTGATCCAAGAGATTTGGGCCGATATGGAACGCCCATATCCCATGAACCGCCTCGTCCAAGGCGACGTCGGTTCCGGCAAGACCGCCGTCGCCGCCTGCTGCATGCTCGCCGCGGTGCGCAGCGGATATCAGGCCGCTTTGATGGCGCCCACCGAGATCCTTGCCGAGCAGCACGCCGTGAACCTTCGAGCGCTCTTCGAGCCGCTGGGAATCGAGGTCGAGCTGCTCGTCGGCAAGCTGAGCGCCGCTCAAAAACGGAAGGCTGCCGAGCGAACCTCGCAGGGCGTCACCCACATCGCCGTCGGAACCCACGCGCTCATTCAGGAAGGGGTCGGCTTCCACCGCCTTGGCCTCGTCATCGTCGACGAGCAGCATCGCTTCGGCGTGCTCCAGCGCAAAGCGCTTCGGGATAAGGGTCTCGGTAATCCCGACGTACTCGTCATGACCGCCACCCCCATCCCGCGCACCCTCACCATGACGATGTACGGCGACCTCGAACTCTCTGTGATTGATGAGCTCCCGCCCGGTCGCAAGCCGATTAAGACCCACTGGAAACTGCCGTTCGAACGGCAGTCGGTCTACCTTGGAGTCCGCAAGCTCATCGAATCGGGGCGGCAAGCTTATTTCGTGTGCCCAATGGTCAGCGAGAGCGAGAAAATGCTCACGCAAGCCGCGGAGGAGCTTCACCGCCAACTCTCCACCGGGGTTTACGAAGACATGCGAGTGGGCCTGCTCCATGGCCAGATGAAGCCGAAAGAGAAAGAGTCGGTGATGGAATCGTTCCGCCGGCACGAGCTGGATATTCTCGTGTCGACGACCGTCATCGAAGTCGGCGTCGACGTGCCGAACTCCTCGGTGATGGTCATCGAAGACGCCACCCGCTTCGGCCTCTCGCAACTGCACCAGCTTCGCGGCCGCGTCGGTAGGGGAGGGAACCAGAGCTTCTGCATCCTCATCGCCGACGCCAAGAGCGAGGAAGCGCGAACCCGGATGGAAGTCATGGTCGCCACCAACGACGGCTTCCGAATATCCGAAGAAGACCTTCGGCTACGCGGTCCGGGCGAGCTGGCGGGAACCAAACAGTCGGGCAACCTCGACTTTAAAATCGCGGACCTTGTTCAAGACGGCAAGATGCTGGAAGTCGCCCGCCAAGCCGCCATGGAAGCGATCGAACGCGACCCCGCCCTCTCCGCCCCCGAGTGGGCCGGTGTACTTGCCCGAGTCCAAGAACGCCGCAGCGACATGGCCGTAGTCACCGTCTCCTAA
- a CDS encoding Type 1 glutamine amidotransferase-like domain-containing protein translates to MAIGGGDVLGGETESIDRTLVELSGVDRPKLLFIPTASQDAEGYVDTITEAYGRLGCTVSALRLWGEDGNAEIAAKKIDAADVIYVGGGNTKALIALWKELQVDKALKSFLDSGRPAGGLSAGALCWFSTVNSDWPQFEAIPGVNTAPLECLGFVDLALCPHTRDEGFRLSEFREMMRDVPGAGVGLDDACAIQIRGEEYRILASQPGAVAHLMFSENGMVREAEMPPHNDFRPLNRLRRGVI, encoded by the coding sequence ATGGCAATCGGCGGAGGAGACGTGCTGGGTGGTGAAACCGAGTCGATCGACCGAACACTCGTCGAGCTCTCGGGCGTCGATCGCCCAAAACTGCTCTTCATCCCAACCGCCAGCCAGGATGCCGAGGGTTACGTCGACACCATTACCGAGGCGTACGGACGCCTCGGCTGCACCGTTTCCGCCCTTCGCCTCTGGGGCGAGGATGGTAACGCCGAGATCGCGGCGAAGAAGATCGATGCCGCGGATGTGATCTACGTGGGCGGGGGCAATACCAAAGCGCTCATCGCCCTTTGGAAAGAGCTGCAAGTGGACAAGGCCCTGAAAAGCTTTCTCGACTCTGGCCGGCCCGCCGGCGGGCTCAGCGCCGGTGCTCTTTGCTGGTTCAGCACCGTGAATAGCGACTGGCCTCAGTTCGAAGCGATTCCGGGGGTGAACACCGCCCCGCTCGAGTGCCTGGGCTTTGTCGACCTCGCCCTATGCCCTCATACCCGCGACGAGGGGTTTCGCCTAAGCGAGTTCCGGGAGATGATGAGGGACGTACCCGGCGCCGGAGTCGGCCTCGACGACGCGTGCGCGATCCAGATTCGGGGCGAGGAGTACCGCATCCTCGCCTCCCAGCCCGGAGCGGTGGCTCACCTCATGTTTTCTGAGAACGGAATGGTAAGAGAAGCGGAAATGCCGCCACATAACGACTTTAGACCGTTGAATCGGTTGCGGCGCGGCGTAATCTAA
- a CDS encoding prepilin-type N-terminal cleavage/methylation domain-containing protein: MNRRAFTLIELLVVIAIIAILAAILFPVFAQAKLAAKKTSSLSNIKQTSLSAIMYEGDVDDMLPLSLSGAYANLGCPTSVGCRDGLPDHSNTWVFITQPYMKSLAVLVDPGLGDGDNIFGSGPNAWFRNQNRYTQYGYNYQFLSPFYACENSLARSATAAVKPAETVFFTTSQGFTTVPKRGFYAANPPGSWPIILPAPNACAWYDGSTGSGNWSANNPASIGKITSSTRIKTYNGANVAWLDGHAKFMNDSALAAGTDYGSASYNNGNEGAQITDMSKYLWSLDGTLNDLSL, encoded by the coding sequence ATGAATCGAAGAGCCTTCACTCTTATTGAACTTCTTGTCGTTATCGCAATCATCGCGATTTTGGCTGCCATTCTGTTCCCCGTCTTCGCCCAGGCGAAGCTGGCCGCGAAGAAGACCTCCTCCCTCTCCAACATCAAGCAGACTTCCCTGTCCGCGATCATGTATGAGGGCGACGTCGACGACATGCTGCCGCTCAGCCTGAGTGGCGCCTATGCCAACCTCGGCTGTCCGACCAGCGTCGGTTGCCGCGACGGGCTGCCGGATCACTCCAATACCTGGGTTTTCATCACCCAGCCGTACATGAAGAGCCTGGCGGTTCTCGTCGATCCGGGTCTCGGAGATGGCGACAACATCTTCGGCAGCGGCCCCAACGCTTGGTTCCGCAACCAGAACCGCTACACCCAGTACGGTTACAACTATCAGTTCCTCTCGCCGTTCTATGCTTGCGAAAATTCGCTCGCTCGCTCGGCGACGGCGGCGGTGAAACCGGCGGAGACCGTGTTCTTCACCACGAGCCAAGGATTCACCACCGTTCCGAAGCGCGGCTTCTACGCGGCGAACCCTCCCGGATCCTGGCCGATCATCCTCCCCGCGCCGAACGCGTGCGCTTGGTACGATGGCAGCACCGGTTCCGGTAACTGGTCCGCGAACAACCCGGCCAGCATCGGTAAGATCACGTCGAGCACCCGAATCAAGACGTATAACGGAGCGAACGTAGCCTGGCTTGACGGCCACGCCAAGTTCATGAACGACAGCGCGCTCGCCGCAGGTACGGACTACGGCTCAGCTTCCTATAACAATGGGAACGAGGGTGCGCAGATCACCGACATGTCCAAGTACCTCTGGAGCCTGGACGGTACCCTCAACGACCTGAGCCTGTGA
- the thrS gene encoding threonine--tRNA ligase, translating to MAAQAYEQSYLYRLRHSAAHLLAQAVTELYPGAKLSIGPPVENGFYYDIDFPTPLREEDLPKIEQRMKELAKLDQRIECKPVDREEAKRLILDDTVPGMGAAVAEYKLQLLDAIPAGDQITFYDQQRTDREGKFHRFLDLCRGPHVDSTKEIKNFKLMNLAGAYWRGDVKNKQLTRIYGTAFETKEELESYLIMLEEAKKRDHRLLGRELGLFMFSPRVGTGLPLWLPKGAMLRQVMIDFLQKEQVKRGYDPVVTPQIASIKLYEKSGHIITFKEKLFPFMEDEEKETYILKPMNCPFHIEIYQSQMRSYRDLPIRYAEFGTVHRYEQSGEVTGILRARGFTQDDAHLFVRPDQLEEEFIAVVELTKRVLDKLGLHDFRARVGTKDPASDKYIGHDDNWTAATNAITGACEKMGMEYFVSPGDAAFYGPKLDLIIKDALGRDWQMGTIQVDYNLPERFELEYIGEDSKPHRPIMIHRAPFGSLERMIGLLTEQYAGAFPFWLSPVQIAILPIADRHNDRAAELASELKEMIYDTRNLRVTVDDRRETLGKKIRENQLQKVPYMLILGDRDLENGTVGVRSREEGDLGAMSLEDFIARL from the coding sequence ATGGCCGCACAAGCTTACGAACAGTCGTATCTCTATCGACTTCGCCACTCCGCCGCTCACCTATTGGCCCAGGCGGTGACGGAACTTTATCCGGGAGCGAAGCTCTCCATCGGCCCGCCCGTCGAGAACGGGTTTTACTACGACATCGATTTCCCGACCCCGCTTCGCGAAGAAGATCTGCCCAAGATCGAGCAGCGGATGAAGGAGCTGGCCAAGCTCGACCAGCGGATCGAGTGCAAGCCGGTCGACCGCGAGGAGGCCAAGCGGCTCATCCTCGACGACACCGTCCCCGGAATGGGCGCCGCCGTCGCCGAGTACAAGCTCCAGCTCCTCGACGCGATCCCCGCCGGCGACCAAATCACGTTCTACGACCAGCAGCGGACGGACCGGGAAGGGAAGTTCCACCGCTTCCTCGACCTCTGCCGCGGCCCCCACGTCGACAGCACGAAGGAGATCAAGAACTTCAAGCTGATGAACCTCGCCGGCGCGTATTGGCGCGGCGACGTGAAGAACAAGCAGCTCACGCGCATCTACGGCACGGCTTTCGAGACCAAGGAAGAGCTGGAGAGCTACCTGATCATGCTGGAAGAAGCCAAGAAGCGGGACCACCGCCTTCTCGGCCGCGAGCTTGGCCTCTTCATGTTCTCGCCGCGCGTCGGCACCGGCCTGCCGCTGTGGCTGCCGAAGGGCGCCATGCTCCGCCAGGTCATGATCGACTTCCTGCAGAAAGAACAGGTGAAGCGGGGATACGACCCGGTCGTAACCCCCCAGATCGCCAGTATCAAGCTATACGAGAAGTCGGGCCACATCATCACGTTCAAGGAAAAGCTGTTCCCGTTCATGGAGGATGAGGAGAAAGAGACGTACATCCTCAAGCCGATGAACTGCCCGTTCCACATCGAGATCTACCAATCTCAGATGCGCAGCTACCGCGACCTGCCGATCCGCTACGCGGAGTTCGGCACCGTCCACCGGTACGAGCAGTCGGGCGAAGTCACGGGCATCCTCCGGGCACGCGGCTTCACGCAGGACGACGCTCACCTATTCGTCCGTCCCGACCAGCTAGAGGAAGAGTTCATAGCCGTGGTCGAGCTCACCAAGCGGGTGCTCGACAAACTTGGCCTCCACGACTTCCGAGCCCGCGTCGGCACCAAGGATCCGGCTTCCGACAAATACATCGGCCACGACGATAACTGGACGGCCGCCACCAACGCCATCACCGGCGCCTGCGAGAAGATGGGGATGGAGTACTTCGTCTCCCCGGGTGATGCCGCCTTCTACGGGCCAAAGCTCGACCTCATCATCAAAGACGCGCTGGGGCGTGACTGGCAGATGGGAACGATCCAGGTCGACTACAACCTGCCGGAGCGATTCGAGCTGGAGTACATCGGCGAGGACAGTAAGCCCCACCGGCCGATCATGATCCACCGCGCCCCGTTCGGCTCGCTGGAGCGGATGATCGGACTGCTGACGGAGCAGTACGCCGGCGCCTTCCCGTTCTGGCTGTCGCCCGTCCAGATCGCGATCCTGCCGATCGCCGACCGCCACAACGACCGCGCCGCCGAGCTTGCCTCTGAGCTCAAAGAGATGATCTACGATACGCGAAACCTTCGGGTAACCGTGGACGACCGCCGCGAGACTCTTGGCAAAAAAATCCGCGAGAACCAGCTCCAAAAGGTTCCATACATGCTGATCTTGGGCGACCGCGACCTGGAGAACGGCACCGTCGGCGTGCGAAGCCGCGAAGAGGGAGACCTCGGCGCGATGTCGCTCGAAGACTTCATCGCGCGGCTGTAA
- a CDS encoding threonine aldolase family protein, whose product MSPSFPPEQRDLVDLRSDTVTRPTDEMFEAMRNAPLGDDVLGDDPTVLRLEEMAAQMLGKECALFVPSGTMGNQIALACHCQPGDAILIEEEAHILYYEVGAPALIAGVVSWTLPSNRGAMDPEVVDRHVLRANLHTPGTTLLCVENTHNRAGGAIIPLDTLAAYREIGDRRGIKVHLDGARVFNASVALGVPISEIAKHFDSVNFCLSKGLRSPVGSLLCGKAEFIDKARVWRKRLGGGMRQAGILAACGIVSLNSNVDRLADDHRRAKEIAQAVCELPGMSVKLEEVETNMVMVDTEAPAPEIQGKLAEKGVLCLPTGPNRLRLVLHADIDDAKTEKAIEAFRAVAA is encoded by the coding sequence ATGTCCCCTTCCTTTCCTCCAGAACAACGCGATCTTGTCGACCTTCGCAGCGACACCGTGACTCGTCCGACGGACGAGATGTTTGAGGCGATGCGGAACGCTCCGCTTGGGGACGACGTGCTCGGAGACGATCCGACCGTTCTTCGATTGGAAGAGATGGCGGCGCAGATGCTGGGTAAGGAGTGCGCGCTTTTTGTGCCAAGCGGAACGATGGGCAATCAGATCGCCCTGGCATGTCATTGCCAGCCGGGGGACGCCATTCTTATCGAGGAGGAGGCGCACATCCTTTATTACGAGGTGGGCGCTCCGGCGCTGATCGCGGGGGTTGTGAGTTGGACGCTTCCCTCGAACCGGGGGGCGATGGACCCGGAGGTCGTCGATCGACACGTTCTTCGCGCCAATCTGCACACACCTGGAACGACGCTGCTATGTGTGGAGAACACCCACAACCGGGCCGGGGGCGCGATCATCCCGCTCGATACCTTAGCCGCCTACCGTGAGATCGGCGACCGGCGGGGGATCAAGGTGCACCTCGACGGGGCGCGGGTCTTCAATGCCTCGGTCGCGCTGGGGGTCCCGATAAGCGAAATAGCGAAGCATTTCGATAGCGTTAACTTCTGTCTCAGCAAGGGGCTACGTTCGCCGGTCGGCTCGCTTCTGTGTGGAAAGGCGGAGTTCATCGACAAGGCGCGCGTTTGGCGAAAGCGTCTTGGGGGCGGGATGCGGCAGGCCGGAATCCTTGCAGCCTGCGGAATCGTGAGCCTCAATTCCAATGTAGACCGGCTGGCGGACGACCACCGACGGGCGAAGGAGATCGCCCAAGCGGTCTGCGAACTCCCGGGGATGTCGGTGAAGCTGGAAGAGGTTGAGACCAACATGGTGATGGTGGACACGGAAGCGCCGGCCCCAGAAATCCAGGGGAAGTTGGCGGAGAAGGGAGTGCTGTGCCTGCCCACTGGTCCGAACCGACTCCGGCTCGTGCTCCACGCCGACATCGACGACGCCAAGACGGAGAAAGCGATCGAGGCGTTCCGCGCCGTGGCGGCTTAG